The following is a genomic window from Arthrobacter sp. NicSoilB4.
CGGGGAACCGCACCCGCCTCATCATTCGATGGCGGGGGATGGGCTACCTCAGTGCTGCGGCCCAGGGCGCCGCGGCGGACGCTCCGGCGCTGACCAAGGCCGTCGTTTTCGCCCTTCAGCATGTGCCCGGGGCGATGCTGCTGGCCCGCGGCATCGACTTTCTCATCGCGGACCCATTGCACCACTACATGGAAGTCGGCGTCCTGCGCGGCGTTAAGGAACGCGCGGAAGGGAGGTATGACACACGTTGGTGATGCCGCCTGCTGTGAGGCTTAGTTCGACTGCCGGGATGGTGAAGTCCTGCGGACCCCACCACTTCACCAGTTCGGCCGCTTCCGTCAGCGGAGTTGCCAAACCCAGCCGGGAAGATCACAGTGAAGTAGGTCACATCGAGGCCGGGAGTCCGGCCGCCGCTCTCAGGAGCCGGGTACTCGCTGCGGAGGTCAACCATGAGCACCACGTCCGACAAGGTCTTCGATGTAACGCCCGAAGGTGACGAACCCACGCTCAAGCGGGTCCTCGGGCCCAAGCTCCTGCTCCTGTTCATCGTCGGTGACATCCTCGGCGCCGGCGTCTACGCCGTGACCGGAACCATGGCCGGCACGGTGGGGGGCATCGTCTGGCTGCCGTTCCTGCTCGCGTTCGTCGTCGCGACCCTGACCGCCTTCTCCTACCTGGAGCTGGTCACCCAATACCCGCAGGCAGCCGGCGCGGCGCTTTACACGCACAAGGCGTTCGGGATCCACTTCGTCACCTTTCTGGTCGCGTTCGCCGTCGTCTGCTCCGGCATCACCAGCGCCTCCACCTCCGCGAATGTCCTAGCCCAGAACTTCTTTGGCGGCCTGGCGATCAACGGCTGGATGGAGATGCCCGGACGGGGTGCGGTCACCGCCGTTGCGTTGGGCTTTATGCTGCTGCTGGCCGCGATCAACCTGCGCGGCGTGGGGGAGAGCGTGAAGTTCAACGTAGTGCTCACCCTCGTCGAGATGATCGCCCTGTGCATCGTGATCGGCGTCGGCTTCTACGTGATGGCACAGGGGACGGGGAATCCCGCCGAGATCACGGTCTTCGCCGACAACCAGGACAAGGGCCTGTTCCTGGCGGTCACGGCGGCCACGTCCATCGCGTTCTTTGCGATGGTCGGCTTTGAGGACTCCGTAAACATGGTCGAGGAAACGAAGAACCCCGAGCGGATCTTCCCCCGGACCATGCTGACCGGCCTCGGCATCGCCGTCATCCTCTACATGCTGGTGGCCGTATCCGTGGTCAGCGTGCTCACGCCCACCGAGCTCGCGGGGATCCGGGAGGCCGAAGGCGCCGCGCTCCTTGAGGTGGTGTCCAAGGGGGCGCCGGACTTCCCCATCGACAAGGTCTTCCCGTTCCTCGCCGTCTTCGCCGTGGCCAACACCGCCCTGATCAACATGCTGATGGCCAGCCGACTGATCTACGGCATGGCCCGCCAGGATGTCCTGCCGCGGCCGCTGGGACGGGTGCTCCCCGGACGCCGGACGCCGTGGGCCGGGATCCTGTTTTCCACCGTCCTGGCGCTGGGGCTGATCTGGTACGTCACGTCCGACCCGAACAGCAACGTCGTGGCGAACCTCTCGGGCACGACGGCGTTCCTGTTGCTGTGCGTGTTCACCCTGGTGAACGTGGCCTGCCTTGTCCTGCGCCGCAAGCGGGACCCCAACCGTGAGGTGTTCTTCACCTCGCCGGGGCAGCTACCCCTGGTCGCGGCGTTGCTGTGCGCCTTCCTCGCCGGACCATGGGTGGGCCGCAACGTCATCCAGTACCAGATCGCCGGGGGACTGATGGCGATCGGAATGGTGCTGTGGCTCGTCACCTGGTTGATCAACAGGAGAACCAACACCCGGGAGGGCGCGCCGGTCGGGACCCAGAACATCGGCAAGGACCGCCAGGTGCCGCCGCCGCCCCGCCACTGACCACGTGGCGCGGGACCACCGGCGCGGCCACCTGGTAAAGCGCCGGCCCCACCACGACGGCGGCGGCCGGCTTGCGCCCGCCGGCCGGCTCAGGTGTACATGAGGGAGCCGGGCGTGGTCAGGAGCTCGCCGGTTTCCAGCCAGGTCTTCAGGCCGGACAGGATCATCGGCCAGCCGCCGAAGAGCTGGTCGTTGGCGCCTTCGCGGAGCTGGTCGTGGGTGACGGTCAGGCGGCAGGAATCGCCCACGGGCTCGATCTCCCAGGTGATCCGGGACGTGCCTTCGGCCTTGACGTCCTCGCCCCAGAGCGCGCGCTTGCTCTGGACGAGCCGGCGGGGCGGGTCCACTTCCAGGTTCTCGCCCTCGCCCAGGGGTTCCCCGCCCTTGGTTGCCATCTGGAACCGGGATCCGGGCGTCCAGTCCGAGGTGACGACGGACCCGAACTGGTACTTGCTGCGGATCCCGCCGTCCGTGATGGCCTCCCAGAGCCGCTCCGGGGTGGTCTTGATGTAGATTTCGAAGATCTTTTCCATGGGACTTTCCAATCTGGTTTTGAGGTCGCTGAGGCCAGCGGCCCATGGTTCGGCATACTTGCTCACCCAGCGGTCGTGGACCAGCCGGATGGGCACCGGATTCAGGAAATGGAGTTTCTCGCGCCCCCGACGGCGGGTCACCACCAGGCCGGCTTCCTCCAGGACCCTGAGGTGCTTCATCACGCCGTAGCGGGTCATCTCGAAGCGGGCCTCAAGGGCGTGGAGGGTCTGCCCGTCGTTCCTGAAGAGCTCATCCAGGAGATCGCGGCGGGTGGAGTCGGCCAAGGCCCTGAATACGGCGTCCACAGCTCCAGAATAGGTGACTGATTGGTCACATGTCTAGGGTTGGTCCGTATCCGGTTCGCCGCGCCGCAGGTGCCGGTGGTGCAGCTCGTAACTGTCGAACACATCGGAGGACGTGGCTCCTGAATGGCCGAATTTGCCGCGAAGGACCTCTGCCAGAGCATCCAGCGACGCGTGGAGCATCCGGCCGGCGAACTGGAGTTCAGGGCTGTCGCTGCGCTGGGCCTGCGATGCTAACTCCTGGGCGTAGGCCACCGTGGCCGGAAGGGAGCCGCGCTGTTCAATTTCACGGAAGTAATAGGTTTCATGGAACGCAACCAGATCTATGCTCACCGACGCCACGTTTCCGGCCATTGATTCCAGTAGTCCGGCCGCATGCCCGGGATCCAGCGACAATACACCCGACGGACCTGCAGCTTCCCTGAACAGGTTCAGCTGGTGGGCAAGGGTCCGGCGGCGGTTCAGAGCCGGGTACGTCTGCAGGATCCAAGTGACCGTTGCCGTCAACAACCCGAAACCGGTCACGGCCTGGAGGGCCACAACCAGCCTGAGCAGCGAATCCGCCGGCACGATGTCGCCGAACCCCAAAGTGGAAAGAGTGACGAGGGAAATGTAGAGCGCTTCTGCAAAGTCGCCCCGCTGTGGAACCCCGGGTCCGTGGACAAAGCCGGCCGGGAGGTGGGGCAGATAGAGCAGGGCCCAGCCGATGGCTGCCAGGCTTGCCCAGGCGCCAATGACCGCGGCCATGGCCAAAGGTGCTGCGATGAAGGAGCCCCGGCCCCGCAGTTTTCTGGACACCAGCCAGGATCCGCGCATGATCGCCCGGCCCAAGGGGCCGGACCCATGCGGGTATAGGAGCGTACGAAAGACATCAACGAGCATCAGCAGAACCAGCCCGGCCCCCAAAACCGTCCAGAACGTGCCCTCGAAGTCCATGCCTCATCCTATGGGCGGCGCCCTGGGCACGGTGACAAACAAAAGAACCCCGCAGTGCCGGGCACGGCGGGGTTCCTCTGTGGCTGGATGCCGGTTACTCGGAACCGGGTTTCTGTTCCCGGTCCCGGAGGTTCTTCTTGATCTCGTCGAACTTCTCCTTGATGACCCGTTCCGCCTCCGAGAGGGTCTTGCTGGCACTGCTCAGGGGATCCAACTGAACGTAGACGTTCTGGCCGACGGGCAAGTCGTACTCGTCCTTCAGATGGGTGCCGCCGCCCACACCCCGAAGGGACAGGTAGACCATGGCGTCCGTGCGGGCAACGCCGGAGAGTGTTCCGAAGACAACTGTGAAGTCGTTGGATTCAAAGCTCACAGTCTGACCGATATGGCTGCGGTCCAGGTCACCGGCTGCGACCGGCTTCTCGGACGGGCTTCCGCTGTAGCTCATGAACTTCTCCTATAAGTCGAGGGACACATACCCGAGCAGTCTATATACGGGGCCCGAGAGGGGCCGGCGGCTCCGCTTTGGGCGAGGAAGCCGCGGCAGGCGGGTCAGCATCTCTTCTCAGGGTGCTTCCCGCGAGGCCCGCATCAGCCACACTGTTCGCGGGACCGGCCACAGGATAGCCAGCGCCAGAACCGGCACCAAGAAAGATGCCGACGTCGGGAACCTGGCGGACGATGACGGACAGGCTGGTGAAGAACCGGGCGGGGGCGTAGACGAGGCATAACCACAGCGCGAACCCGTCGAGGGCAAGCGTCGCGGCGGCCCAAGCCAGGAGAACCGGCCGCTTTCCGGCAGGGGCGTGTCCCCGAGGCAACAGGATCCGGAGCACCAGCCACAGGCTCAGCAGTTTCGCCAGTAGCAGTCCGAAAGCGACCGCCCAGCTGTAGCGTAGTCCGCCCGCCCGCGTCGGACCGCTCGGGCCCCTTCTTCGAAGGGCCCGAGATAATCGCTACTACGCACGCTTTGCGCGCGCAACCAACGCTTGTTGTGCGATTAGCCTCAGCATGTCAATGTCTGGCCCGAGCGCGTCGACTTCAGGACTTGACGGGAGCAGTAGCTCTTCCCCTTGCCCAGATCCGTCCTGCTTGGTGTGGACAACTCGGCACCTGATCTTGTAAATCCGTTCCGCGATCTGGTCACGTAGGTCCATCTGGTCACCTTTCAGCTTAATGGCGCCTGCCCCGGTGATTGTTTGCTTGCTTGCACAGAAATGCTCCTCGTAAATATTCGAAGCTTCAATAAAGCTGCGTAAATCGCTCGCCGCGACTGAAGCACGGACGGTTGCCCGAAGCTGCTCGCGTTCCCCAACGCCAGCTTTGACGGCAGGGGCGGCTAAATTAATGAGACGGTTCACATCGACATCATGGGTTGGATTGAATCGGGGGTTCAGTAGGGCAGCCCGCAGCGAGCTCACGGTTTCTTCTCGGGCGAAAACGGGAAAGAAATATTCAAGTGACTGGTAGTAGGCCAAAAACTGTAGGAGCGGCAGCCCGCTTGCACTTCGCCCATACTGATACAACGCTAGGGCTTCTTGTGAATACTCATTTCGCGGGAAATCCGGGGCATGCTCGACTGGTTTTTGCCTTTGAGGCCGAAGCCGATTTCTTCGCTTGAGAAGCTGAAGAGCAATGCCGTATCTTACATCTAGGTCAAAAAGGAACGCATTGCCCACGCGGGTCAGAACTGATAACGCGCGATCGTGGCGATCTACCTCGTAGCCAGCTATTTTTAGTGTGAAGTTCCTACTCCCGTAAAGACCCGCAGCGAGTTCTGACGTCGGGGATATCTCGACGCTTCTGGGGCCGTCTTCAACGCGCAGACGCCACTCCGTCGGGCGCCTCGGAACGACAATCTCGCCCTCATCGTCCGGTTCTACATTGACTTCAGACTCTTCGTCTAGGATTTCCGCTCCAGGCAGATCCCACAAAGGAATTCTCGAAATCGGTCCTGTCCGCGGATCTCCACTGCTGAGCGAAACCTCTATGACTCCCGTAGTCGAGTCGATTACGCCCGTATATTCACCAAGCGCGCGGATGGATGAGAGATCGAATTTTAAGAGTTGCTTGACGCGGCCGCTGTTTACGAGGATTCGACGAGTAGAGTGCCCGGCAGGAAGATAAAGCTCGACATAGCCCGGATCATCGTCTAATTCTAATATGTCTTCATATGGCACGTAAGTTGCCTCGAGTTTGGCTGCTTCCGCCCGCTTCACCAGTTCTTGGAACAACAAAATGAC
Proteins encoded in this region:
- a CDS encoding APC family permease; this encodes MSTTSDKVFDVTPEGDEPTLKRVLGPKLLLLFIVGDILGAGVYAVTGTMAGTVGGIVWLPFLLAFVVATLTAFSYLELVTQYPQAAGAALYTHKAFGIHFVTFLVAFAVVCSGITSASTSANVLAQNFFGGLAINGWMEMPGRGAVTAVALGFMLLLAAINLRGVGESVKFNVVLTLVEMIALCIVIGVGFYVMAQGTGNPAEITVFADNQDKGLFLAVTAATSIAFFAMVGFEDSVNMVEETKNPERIFPRTMLTGLGIAVILYMLVAVSVVSVLTPTELAGIREAEGAALLEVVSKGAPDFPIDKVFPFLAVFAVANTALINMLMASRLIYGMARQDVLPRPLGRVLPGRRTPWAGILFSTVLALGLIWYVTSDPNSNVVANLSGTTAFLLLCVFTLVNVACLVLRRKRDPNREVFFTSPGQLPLVAALLCAFLAGPWVGRNVIQYQIAGGLMAIGMVLWLVTWLINRRTNTREGAPVGTQNIGKDRQVPPPPRH
- a CDS encoding SRPBCC domain-containing protein, producing the protein MDAVFRALADSTRRDLLDELFRNDGQTLHALEARFEMTRYGVMKHLRVLEEAGLVVTRRRGREKLHFLNPVPIRLVHDRWVSKYAEPWAAGLSDLKTRLESPMEKIFEIYIKTTPERLWEAITDGGIRSKYQFGSVVTSDWTPGSRFQMATKGGEPLGEGENLEVDPPRRLVQSKRALWGEDVKAEGTSRITWEIEPVGDSCRLTVTHDQLREGANDQLFGGWPMILSGLKTWLETGELLTTPGSLMYT
- a CDS encoding potassium channel family protein, coding for MDFEGTFWTVLGAGLVLLMLVDVFRTLLYPHGSGPLGRAIMRGSWLVSRKLRGRGSFIAAPLAMAAVIGAWASLAAIGWALLYLPHLPAGFVHGPGVPQRGDFAEALYISLVTLSTLGFGDIVPADSLLRLVVALQAVTGFGLLTATVTWILQTYPALNRRRTLAHQLNLFREAAGPSGVLSLDPGHAAGLLESMAGNVASVSIDLVAFHETYYFREIEQRGSLPATVAYAQELASQAQRSDSPELQFAGRMLHASLDALAEVLRGKFGHSGATSSDVFDSYELHHRHLRRGEPDTDQP